The following are encoded together in the Candidatus Zymogenus saltonus genome:
- a CDS encoding 50S ribosomal protein L9 encodes MEIILLKDVNSLGKTGDKIKVAPGYARNYLIPKKLALKATKGNLKRLEEMHHQDEKAKERDKASALVLKEKIEALRLTMIKPAGEEDKLFGSVTSTEIAAALSMEGIDVDKKKIVIDETIKRLGDYTVSVKLFFGVVASLKIEVVREG; translated from the coding sequence ATGGAAATAATTCTATTGAAAGACGTTAATTCCCTGGGAAAGACGGGGGACAAGATAAAAGTCGCCCCCGGATACGCCAGAAACTACCTGATCCCGAAAAAACTGGCCCTCAAGGCCACAAAGGGAAATCTGAAAAGACTGGAAGAGATGCATCATCAGGACGAGAAGGCAAAGGAGAGAGATAAGGCGAGCGCCCTGGTCCTGAAGGAGAAGATCGAGGCCCTCAGGTTGACGATGATAAAGCCCGCCGGGGAGGAGGACAAGCTATTCGGCTCGGTCACGTCCACCGAAATCGCCGCGGCCCTCTCGATGGAGGGGATAGATGTGGATAAGAAAAAGATAGTCATCGACGAGACGATAAAAAGGCTCGGCGATTACACAGTCTCCGTAAAGCTCTTTTTTGGGGTGGTGGCAAGTCTCAAAATCGAGGTCGTGAGGGAAGGGTAG
- a CDS encoding 30S ribosomal protein S18 yields the protein MTTVMKKRGFHKKKSCKFCANPSMKIDYKDQKSLKFFVTERGKIIPRRISGNCAKHQRELNTAIKRARILALLPFASTTSRF from the coding sequence ATGACAACTGTAATGAAAAAGAGGGGCTTTCATAAGAAGAAGTCGTGCAAGTTCTGCGCAAATCCTTCTATGAAAATCGATTATAAAGATCAGAAGTCTCTGAAATTTTTTGTAACGGAGAGGGGGAAAATCATCCCCAGGAGAATATCGGGAAACTGCGCCAAACACCAAAGGGAGCTGAACACCGCCATAAAAAGGGCGAGGATACTGGCCCTGTTGCCCTTTGCCTCCACCACCTCGAGGTTCTGA
- the rpsF gene encoding 30S ribosomal protein S6, translating to MRTYETIIVLDPDLSDEDNEKVIKKIEGVIESQKGSIVFIDHWGKRKLAYRVKKKFKGDYYRFIYYGSGNIISVLERNLRITEEVYKFLTVKIADEEIEIEPEKIEKLERFEGEDQDVLSPSGFKDIKGDADDMETDEVTGSDDFEEEKED from the coding sequence ATGCGTACCTACGAGACCATCATAGTCCTCGACCCCGATCTTTCAGACGAAGACAACGAAAAGGTAATAAAGAAGATTGAAGGTGTCATCGAAAGCCAGAAAGGGAGCATTGTATTTATCGACCACTGGGGGAAGAGGAAGCTTGCTTACCGTGTCAAGAAGAAATTCAAGGGAGACTATTACCGCTTCATATACTACGGCTCCGGAAATATTATTTCCGTCTTGGAGAGAAACCTGAGAATAACCGAGGAAGTGTACAAATTTCTCACGGTTAAAATAGCCGATGAAGAGATAGAAATAGAGCCGGAAAAGATCGAAAAGCTGGAGAGATTTGAGGGCGAAGATCAAGACGTCCTTTCTCCATCCGGCTTTAAAGATATAAAGGGAGATGCCGATGATATGGAGACGGATGAAGTCACGGGCTCCGATGACTTTGAAGAGGAGAAAGAGGATTAG
- the ychF gene encoding redox-regulated ATPase YchF, giving the protein MGFNTGIIGLPNAGKSTIFNALTGAAAQTAGYPFTTIDPNSGIVTVPDERLNQIAEITKPKKITPTSMEFVDVAGLVKGASKGEGLGNQFLGHIRNLNAVIHVVRCFVDENVAHPEGDIDPGRDIGIIETELILADLAVVERRIEKVKKTAQSGDKEAKESLVVYESVKDILDSGRPTIDFLSKCEGGTDFTAAFTEMNLITAKPMLFVANIDENSLPDGNDHSRRVQEIAADGETTAVVISGKFEEEILSLDPDERDEYLKESGLAETGLSRIIKEGYRLLDLITFYTAVGPELRAWSIPRGTKASVAAGKIHTDMERGFIRAEVITFTDLEAIGSEEGVKEEGKIRTEGRDYIVEDGDIIRIKFNV; this is encoded by the coding sequence ATGGGCTTCAACACCGGCATAATAGGCCTCCCCAACGCGGGGAAATCCACCATCTTCAACGCGCTGACCGGGGCCGCTGCCCAGACGGCGGGATACCCCTTCACCACTATCGATCCTAACAGCGGGATTGTCACGGTGCCGGATGAGAGGCTCAACCAGATAGCTGAGATAACAAAGCCAAAAAAGATCACACCCACATCGATGGAATTTGTCGACGTTGCGGGGCTGGTCAAGGGCGCGAGCAAGGGCGAGGGTCTCGGAAACCAGTTTCTCGGCCACATCAGAAACCTGAATGCGGTAATCCACGTGGTGCGCTGTTTTGTCGATGAGAATGTGGCACACCCGGAGGGGGATATCGACCCCGGGCGGGACATCGGGATCATCGAGACGGAGCTGATCCTGGCCGACCTCGCGGTCGTCGAGAGGAGGATAGAAAAGGTCAAAAAGACCGCCCAGTCGGGGGACAAGGAGGCCAAGGAGTCCCTCGTCGTATACGAGTCTGTAAAGGACATCCTCGATTCGGGAAGGCCGACGATCGATTTCCTGTCAAAATGTGAGGGCGGTACTGATTTTACTGCCGCCTTTACGGAGATGAATCTCATCACGGCGAAGCCGATGCTGTTTGTCGCCAACATAGACGAGAACTCCCTCCCGGACGGAAACGACCACTCGAGGCGGGTCCAGGAGATCGCCGCCGACGGGGAGACGACGGCGGTTGTCATATCCGGGAAGTTCGAGGAGGAGATTCTGTCTCTTGACCCGGACGAGCGGGACGAATACCTCAAAGAGTCCGGCCTTGCAGAGACCGGTCTTTCCCGGATCATCAAGGAGGGTTACCGCCTCCTCGACCTGATCACGTTTTACACCGCCGTGGGGCCGGAGCTGAGGGCCTGGTCGATTCCGAGGGGAACCAAAGCCTCCGTGGCCGCCGGGAAGATCCACACCGATATGGAGCGGGGCTTTATAAGGGCAGAGGTGATAACCTTCACGGATCTCGAGGCGATCGGCTCCGAAGAGGGAGTAAAGGAGGAGGGGAAGATAAGGACGGAGGGAAGGGATTACATCGTTGAGGACGGCGATATCATCAGAATAAAATTCAACGTATAA
- a CDS encoding DUF362 domain-containing protein: MTKDKRKKVILRRCDSYNEAVISGIIKESLTDLGIKPNGKTLIKPNVVTANKAYIFDSYTHPTVIGSAVDVLRSMGAADVTVGESGGYGIPSRLFLKESGYFKMGKEKGVRVVDFNEEKYYKVPLKKGMWHKSMRVAKSLHNADFKVWMPKLKYHICCTITNALKLNIGILTHAERMLYHDDRLNEKIVDLLEIGFPNVVISDAVKIAHGYESAPKPFDLGLILVANDPLAADAVGAKILGFKPEDVIHLVMASERGYGSIADVDIEVTGDVTIEELAKKTKGIVSEYQDIHKVDTPIKFYTGNDPDRGRFCYGGCLAALKGCLGTIDARRPGSVKNARPGGIVTGVYKGDVIHPDGPVLLIGDCTKVLGKLEAKKVKRIKGCPLGTKMLFVTLPRTFGMPSPLFDPRDAVLFIYNSVVKGMRKVSNIIFTRK, from the coding sequence ATGACAAAGGATAAAAGGAAAAAGGTGATCTTAAGAAGGTGCGACTCTTACAACGAGGCCGTCATATCGGGGATAATAAAGGAGTCGCTTACCGACCTAGGTATCAAGCCGAATGGGAAGACCCTCATAAAACCTAACGTCGTCACGGCAAACAAGGCGTATATCTTCGATTCCTACACCCACCCCACCGTTATCGGGTCCGCGGTCGACGTCCTTCGCTCAATGGGGGCGGCCGACGTCACCGTGGGTGAGTCGGGGGGCTACGGCATCCCGTCGAGGCTCTTTCTGAAGGAGTCAGGCTACTTCAAGATGGGAAAGGAGAAGGGGGTAAGGGTGGTGGACTTCAACGAGGAAAAATATTACAAGGTTCCCCTGAAGAAGGGGATGTGGCATAAATCGATGCGGGTGGCGAAGAGCCTCCACAACGCCGACTTTAAAGTCTGGATGCCGAAGCTGAAGTACCACATCTGCTGCACCATAACCAACGCCCTGAAACTCAACATCGGAATCCTGACCCACGCCGAAAGGATGCTCTACCACGACGACAGGCTGAACGAGAAGATAGTCGATCTTCTGGAGATCGGCTTTCCGAACGTGGTCATCTCGGACGCCGTTAAGATCGCCCACGGCTACGAGTCCGCCCCGAAGCCCTTCGATCTGGGATTGATACTCGTCGCCAATGACCCGCTGGCCGCGGACGCCGTCGGGGCTAAGATATTGGGCTTCAAGCCGGAAGACGTAATCCACCTTGTCATGGCGAGCGAGCGTGGATACGGCTCCATCGCTGATGTGGACATCGAGGTGACCGGCGACGTGACGATAGAGGAGCTCGCGAAAAAAACGAAGGGGATAGTAAGCGAGTATCAGGACATCCATAAGGTGGACACACCGATAAAATTCTACACCGGCAATGACCCGGACAGGGGGCGTTTCTGCTACGGAGGCTGCCTCGCCGCCCTTAAAGGTTGTCTCGGGACGATAGACGCCAGGAGGCCCGGATCGGTGAAAAATGCCCGCCCCGGCGGGATCGTGACGGGCGTCTACAAGGGGGACGTAATTCACCCGGACGGCCCGGTGCTCCTTATCGGGGACTGCACCAAGGTCCTGGGAAAGCTGGAGGCCAAGAAGGTAAAGCGGATCAAGGGGTGCCCCCTCGGGACGAAAATGCTGTTTGTTACGCTCCCACGCACCTTCGGGATGCCGAGCCCCCTCTTTGACCCGAGGGACGCCGTGCTCTTCATATACAACTCGGTCGTTAAGGGGATGAGGAAGGTCTCAAATATTATCTTCACGAGAAAGTGA
- a CDS encoding O-acetyl-ADP-ribose deacetylase codes for MEVKIGTGTLSLVRGDITEESTDAIANAANSGLRGGGGVDGAIHRAGGPKIMEECRKIGGCPTGSAVITAGGNLKAKYVIHAVGPIYKRGTKGEEKLLSSAYRKCLEIVSEKEIKSIAFPSISTGVYGYPIADASKTALVTVIDYMKSHPEIELVRFVLFSDNDLKVYEESLKKLSS; via the coding sequence ATGGAAGTCAAGATAGGAACAGGAACTCTCTCCCTCGTCAGGGGGGACATCACAGAAGAATCCACCGACGCCATAGCCAACGCCGCAAACAGCGGGCTTCGTGGGGGAGGGGGCGTAGACGGCGCAATCCACAGGGCGGGGGGGCCGAAGATCATGGAGGAGTGCAGGAAGATCGGCGGCTGTCCCACCGGAAGCGCCGTCATCACGGCCGGGGGAAACCTCAAGGCGAAGTACGTAATCCACGCCGTCGGCCCCATTTACAAGAGGGGAACGAAGGGGGAGGAGAAGCTCCTCTCCTCCGCCTACAGAAAGTGCCTCGAGATCGTCTCTGAAAAGGAGATAAAGTCTATAGCCTTCCCCTCCATCAGCACCGGCGTCTACGGCTACCCGATAGCGGACGCCTCGAAAACGGCGCTGGTAACCGTCATCGACTACATGAAAAGCCACCCCGAGATAGAGCTTGTCCGCTTCGTCCTCTTCAGCGACAACGACCTCAAGGTCTACGAGGAGAGCCTGAAAAAACTTTCGTCGTAG
- a CDS encoding (Fe-S)-binding protein → MKFKYDKCDKCGVCLEKCPEVQMDSDSAKEAITQLIEGISGRGAKKVLGRCSSCFSCNIYCPKDADPYYLVLERWNDIYKEKGAPPIFGFVCPNRKDNAWTMLNSLATDGERSRFRKWAENEKGILEGSPPKKNPLILGNYGHLFPHITDSPLFDNFTVIDPIGHWESGAYLMQAGYSEVVEEIGSTVKSFYDALGNGVVYILTDAVNLLMSDLRPDIYGIEAETKSFTHALKDALKGKKTVFGKVELKKKVGLRLSVHDSCYAKAEGDAIFDAAREVLKAVGAEIVELDHIRYDSLCCGFGRGAADIPKVRVPFEIMKGAMRKLKEAEDAGADGLVTYCTGCMYLLWSARELMGSRVAVYHLTEPVTMAMGEYKNADLKRQRERAWDIISQITYTYTKSLFQGRFKIGDVSDNRYSPEVAGFYPILRIIRALLSIGIFRKAYALGFRALTRVL, encoded by the coding sequence TTGAAGTTCAAATACGATAAATGCGACAAGTGCGGCGTCTGCCTCGAGAAGTGCCCGGAAGTTCAGATGGACTCCGACTCGGCTAAGGAGGCGATTACGCAATTGATCGAGGGGATTTCCGGAAGGGGGGCGAAGAAGGTGCTGGGCCGCTGTTCCTCCTGCTTTTCTTGCAACATATACTGCCCAAAGGACGCCGATCCCTACTACCTCGTTTTAGAGAGGTGGAACGACATCTACAAGGAAAAGGGAGCGCCCCCGATATTCGGCTTTGTCTGTCCGAACAGGAAGGACAACGCCTGGACGATGCTGAACAGCCTGGCCACCGACGGCGAGAGAAGCCGGTTTCGCAAATGGGCAGAAAACGAGAAGGGCATCCTCGAAGGATCACCCCCAAAGAAAAACCCCCTGATCCTCGGAAACTACGGCCACCTCTTCCCCCACATAACCGACTCCCCCCTCTTTGACAACTTCACCGTGATAGACCCGATCGGCCACTGGGAGAGCGGCGCCTACCTGATGCAGGCGGGATACTCAGAGGTGGTCGAGGAGATCGGCTCCACGGTGAAGAGCTTTTACGACGCCCTCGGCAATGGTGTGGTCTACATCCTGACCGACGCCGTGAACCTCCTTATGAGCGACCTCAGGCCGGACATATACGGGATCGAGGCGGAAACGAAATCGTTCACGCACGCGCTCAAGGACGCCCTTAAGGGCAAAAAGACGGTATTCGGTAAGGTCGAGTTAAAGAAGAAGGTTGGGCTCAGGCTCTCGGTACACGACAGCTGCTACGCCAAGGCGGAGGGGGACGCTATCTTCGACGCCGCCCGGGAGGTCCTAAAAGCCGTCGGCGCCGAGATCGTGGAGCTCGACCACATCCGGTACGACTCCCTCTGCTGCGGCTTCGGGCGGGGCGCGGCGGACATCCCGAAGGTGAGGGTGCCCTTCGAGATAATGAAGGGGGCGATGAGAAAGCTGAAGGAGGCGGAAGACGCAGGGGCCGACGGCCTCGTCACCTACTGCACCGGCTGTATGTATCTCCTCTGGTCGGCGAGGGAGCTTATGGGAAGCAGGGTCGCCGTATACCACCTGACGGAGCCTGTGACGATGGCGATGGGCGAATATAAAAACGCGGACCTCAAACGCCAGCGGGAACGGGCCTGGGACATCATCTCCCAGATTACATACACCTACACCAAGAGCCTCTTTCAGGGGAGGTTCAAGATAGGCGACGTCTCCGACAACCGCTATTCGCCGGAGGTGGCGGGCTTCTATCCTATCCTCAGGATAATCCGCGCCCTGTTGTCTATCGGGATTTTCAGAAAGGCCTACGCCTTAGGGTTCAGGGCGCTGACACGGGTGTTGTAG